One window of the Halobacteriovorax sp. JY17 genome contains the following:
- a CDS encoding S9 family peptidase, whose amino-acid sequence MPKKIEHELTAHGETRVDEYYWMRNLEEDKDVKEFLIDQNNTLEEYLEDTKALQQELYDEMKSRKKEVDQTVPAKDGDYYYYDRYVKGGEYPIYCRKLGENGTEEILIDVNELAKGQEYMDVGAYSVSPDAKLIAYTVDDEGDEVYKLYIKNLETGELFSEVIEDSYSSICWFNDSKSFCYNVLNEKLRPYEVRLHIVGTKVETDIVLYTEESGEYFVHCSKGNDEKYIFMMSAGSISSEYSYISADDSSGEVKLIQKKNASFEYDVDHHSGYFYILTNDEHHNFRVVKCPVEDCSRENWEEVISGSDERYILNYESFKDFAVMTIKENGLKKFQIIHHDTGKSDFVEFPQLAYSASEGDNFEYKTNKFRLNYSSLNTPWSVLEYDITTKKIAELKKQEIPDFNSDDYIVERLFLEVRDGSRVPVSTLRKKSTSLNGEAPLFVYGYGSYGHSVEPGFRDDYLSLIERGFNFAIIHPRGSATLGRSWYEEGKFLKKKNTFFDFVDCTKSLCVLGYAREGNVFAMGGSAGGLLMGAITNIAPTLYKTIVAQVPFVDVLTTMLDKDLPLTELEYKEWGNPEYKEYYDYIKSYSPYDNLAETSYPNILATAGLNDPRVTYWEPAKWVARIRDRNLGNAQIHMYTNMDAGHGGASGRFEYLKEEAMVFSFVLKNFELN is encoded by the coding sequence ATGCCTAAGAAAATTGAACATGAGCTAACTGCTCATGGTGAAACTAGAGTCGATGAATATTACTGGATGAGAAATCTAGAAGAAGACAAAGACGTTAAAGAGTTCCTTATAGATCAAAATAATACATTAGAAGAATACCTAGAAGATACAAAAGCTCTTCAACAAGAGCTTTATGATGAGATGAAGTCTAGAAAGAAAGAAGTAGATCAAACTGTTCCTGCAAAAGACGGTGATTACTATTATTATGACCGCTATGTAAAAGGTGGAGAGTATCCAATCTATTGCAGAAAACTTGGTGAGAATGGGACTGAGGAAATTCTTATAGACGTAAATGAACTGGCCAAAGGTCAGGAATATATGGATGTTGGCGCTTATAGCGTTTCTCCAGATGCGAAGCTCATCGCCTACACTGTAGATGATGAAGGTGATGAAGTTTATAAACTCTATATTAAAAACTTAGAAACTGGAGAACTCTTTAGCGAAGTAATTGAAGACTCTTATAGTTCTATTTGTTGGTTCAATGATAGTAAGAGTTTTTGCTACAATGTTTTAAATGAAAAGCTTCGCCCTTATGAAGTCCGCTTACATATAGTTGGAACTAAAGTTGAAACAGATATCGTTCTATACACTGAAGAAAGTGGAGAGTACTTCGTTCACTGTTCAAAGGGCAATGACGAGAAGTATATTTTCATGATGAGTGCGGGAAGTATCTCTAGTGAATACTCTTATATAAGTGCTGATGACTCTAGTGGTGAAGTTAAGCTTATTCAAAAAAAAAATGCTAGTTTTGAATATGATGTCGACCATCACAGTGGCTATTTCTATATTCTCACAAATGATGAACACCATAACTTTAGAGTTGTAAAATGCCCTGTTGAGGATTGCTCTAGAGAGAATTGGGAAGAAGTTATCTCCGGAAGCGATGAGCGCTATATCTTAAATTATGAGTCCTTTAAAGACTTTGCTGTAATGACTATTAAGGAAAATGGGTTAAAGAAATTTCAAATTATTCATCATGACACTGGTAAATCTGACTTTGTCGAATTTCCTCAATTGGCGTACTCCGCCTCCGAAGGGGACAATTTTGAATATAAAACGAATAAGTTTAGATTAAACTATTCATCTCTCAATACTCCTTGGTCTGTTCTTGAATACGACATTACTACAAAGAAAATTGCAGAACTTAAAAAACAGGAAATTCCAGACTTCAATTCAGATGATTATATTGTTGAGAGACTCTTCTTAGAAGTAAGAGATGGCTCAAGAGTTCCTGTCTCAACACTTAGAAAGAAATCAACTTCTTTAAATGGTGAAGCACCTCTATTTGTCTATGGCTATGGGTCTTATGGTCACTCTGTAGAGCCAGGCTTTAGAGACGATTATCTCTCATTAATTGAGAGAGGTTTCAACTTTGCGATTATTCATCCGCGCGGGAGTGCTACGCTTGGAAGATCTTGGTATGAGGAGGGGAAATTCTTAAAGAAGAAAAATACTTTCTTTGATTTTGTGGATTGTACAAAATCTCTCTGCGTTCTTGGTTACGCGCGAGAAGGAAACGTCTTTGCAATGGGTGGAAGTGCTGGAGGTCTTTTGATGGGTGCCATTACAAATATAGCACCTACTCTTTATAAGACCATCGTCGCCCAAGTTCCTTTTGTAGATGTATTAACAACCATGCTGGATAAAGATCTCCCGCTAACAGAGCTCGAATATAAAGAGTGGGGAAATCCTGAATATAAAGAGTATTATGATTACATTAAATCATATTCGCCTTACGACAATTTGGCCGAAACAAGTTACCCAAATATCTTAGCGACAGCAGGACTTAATGACCCGAGGGTGACTTATTGGGAGCCCGCAAAATGGGTGGCCAGAATCAGGGATAGAAATCTTGGAAATGCTCAGATCCATATGTATACAAATATGGATGCGGGACATGGAGGAGCAAGCGGTAGGTTTGAATACCTCAAAGAGGAGGCCATGGTTTTCTCATTTGTTTTAAAAAATTTCGAGTTAAACTAA
- a CDS encoding DEAD/DEAH box helicase translates to MNFTDFTLPESLLRALEDKGYKTPTDIQEKAIPLLLEKDTDFVGQAQTGTGKTAAFSLPLLAKIDRSCGDVQAIVLSPTRELANQITEEMRSFCKHDSIKLLSVYGGVPLDGQIRTLKKGRPQVIVGTPGRVLDLIKRGVLKLENAKLAVLDEADEMLDMGFIDDVKTILSELGDKKKTWMYSATMPKQILNLIKTYLDNPEVIKIDKKTLSNEDIEQKYFLIKRGNLGEAVCRILDSLSDYYGIVFCRTKVDAKKLSDEFNFRGFPSDALHGDMSQMQRDLTMRAFKKKKVKLLVCTDVAARGIDVDNLTHVINYGLPQDLESYVHRIGRTGRAGQKGSAYTIIDSSEKFRIRMLERLMNTKIEQGTLPTVAEIKNTLVKNEVVKLEAVAAKLSESEHIDSSFSVFEESLKDMEKDALVKVMFNYMFKESMDSYSKKSSIEMGSGDRNDRNDRNSRDRGERRERPERGDRPERAPRAARGGAGFARFYVGVGKKHGIDLKEFLSSVSGATGVEEREIRRVDLKDQFSFFEVSDQYKEKVLLVAKVSAGGHTGVLEATKAGPAPRRDSRGGGPRRDSRSGGGNRRSDPSSRRNSFRTSSNNGEGSSRSYNRD, encoded by the coding sequence ATGAACTTTACTGACTTTACTCTGCCAGAGTCGTTGCTTCGTGCACTCGAAGACAAGGGCTACAAGACTCCAACTGACATTCAAGAAAAAGCAATTCCTCTTCTTTTAGAAAAGGATACTGACTTTGTTGGACAGGCACAAACAGGAACAGGGAAAACTGCAGCTTTCTCTCTCCCTCTTCTAGCTAAAATTGATAGAAGCTGTGGGGATGTTCAAGCAATCGTACTAAGTCCTACGAGAGAGCTTGCAAACCAAATTACAGAAGAGATGAGATCTTTCTGTAAGCATGATTCTATTAAATTACTTTCTGTCTACGGTGGTGTCCCACTTGATGGACAAATTAGAACTCTTAAGAAAGGAAGACCACAAGTGATTGTTGGAACTCCTGGACGTGTACTAGATCTTATTAAAAGAGGTGTTTTAAAGCTAGAGAACGCAAAGCTTGCTGTTCTTGATGAAGCGGATGAAATGCTTGATATGGGGTTTATTGATGATGTGAAGACAATTCTTTCTGAACTTGGAGACAAGAAGAAGACTTGGATGTATTCAGCAACTATGCCAAAGCAAATTTTAAATCTAATTAAAACTTACTTAGATAATCCTGAAGTTATCAAGATTGATAAGAAAACTCTAAGTAATGAAGACATTGAGCAGAAGTATTTCTTAATTAAAAGAGGAAACTTAGGCGAAGCGGTTTGTAGAATTTTAGATTCTCTTTCTGATTACTATGGAATTGTTTTCTGTAGAACAAAAGTAGATGCAAAGAAACTATCTGATGAATTTAACTTTAGAGGTTTCCCATCAGATGCACTTCACGGTGATATGTCTCAAATGCAAAGAGATCTTACAATGAGAGCTTTCAAGAAGAAGAAAGTGAAACTTCTTGTTTGTACAGATGTTGCAGCTAGAGGAATTGATGTTGATAACCTAACTCACGTTATCAACTACGGTCTTCCACAGGATCTAGAGTCTTATGTTCATAGAATTGGACGTACAGGTCGTGCAGGACAAAAAGGATCAGCTTATACAATCATTGATAGTTCTGAGAAATTCAGAATTAGAATGCTTGAAAGACTAATGAATACAAAAATTGAGCAAGGAACACTTCCAACAGTTGCAGAGATTAAAAATACTCTTGTTAAGAATGAAGTTGTTAAGCTAGAAGCTGTTGCGGCGAAACTTTCTGAGTCAGAACATATTGATTCAAGCTTCTCTGTTTTTGAAGAATCTTTAAAAGATATGGAAAAAGATGCGCTTGTAAAAGTGATGTTTAACTATATGTTCAAAGAAAGTATGGATAGCTACTCTAAGAAGTCTAGTATTGAAATGGGAAGTGGCGATAGAAATGATCGCAATGACCGTAATTCAAGAGATCGTGGTGAAAGAAGAGAGAGACCAGAAAGAGGTGATAGACCTGAAAGAGCTCCAAGAGCTGCTCGCGGTGGAGCTGGTTTTGCAAGATTCTATGTCGGTGTAGGTAAGAAGCATGGAATAGATCTGAAAGAGTTCTTATCATCTGTTTCAGGAGCTACAGGAGTAGAAGAAAGAGAAATCAGAAGAGTAGACTTAAAAGATCAGTTCTCATTCTTTGAAGTTTCAGACCAGTATAAAGAAAAAGTTCTTCTTGTTGCTAAAGTTTCTGCTGGTGGACACACTGGTGTTCTTGAAGCAACAAAGGCCGGACCAGCGCCTAGAAGAGATTCTAGAGGTGGTGGACCGAGAAGAGACTCTAGATCTGGTGGCGGGAATAGAAGATCAGATCCAAGCAGTAGAAGAAACTCTTTTAGAACATCTTCAAATAATGGAGAAGGTTCTTCTAGGTCATATAATAGAGATTAA
- a CDS encoding NAD(P)/FAD-dependent oxidoreductase → MNKDYDVIIIGGGAAGLMAASVCAKRGKKTLLLEANKNLGKKILISGGGRCNFTNLFATHENFLSQNPHFFKSALKRYSPYDFLDLVESYGIEYVEKAQGQLFCKNSARDIVNMLENECKKYEVEILLNSPAQSIHKRDNLFEVRTSGEEFNSKSLIIATGGLPISQIGGNDFGLKLARNFGMSTTSVEPALVPYKLSESLLKKTSLLSGVSLPVRISNSKISFDEDLLFTHRGLSGPAILQISLYWNSGESVNINFLPSIDLDDLLSYKRSHPKRSIDTFLKGQLPKKFVEFWCVKESLSLTDKLADYSNDSLGAILDKLKNFEITPVGTEGYRKAEVMRGGVSTEELSSKTMESKTVSNLYFIGEVVDVTGQLGGYNFQWAWASAHAAGLSVI, encoded by the coding sequence ATGAATAAAGATTACGACGTCATCATCATAGGTGGAGGAGCGGCTGGATTAATGGCCGCTTCTGTTTGTGCTAAGAGAGGAAAGAAGACTCTTCTCTTAGAAGCAAATAAAAACCTCGGTAAGAAAATTCTTATTTCTGGTGGTGGCAGATGTAATTTTACAAATCTATTTGCAACTCACGAAAATTTCTTAAGTCAAAACCCACATTTTTTTAAATCTGCTTTAAAGAGATATAGTCCCTATGATTTTCTAGACTTAGTTGAAAGCTATGGGATTGAATATGTAGAGAAGGCTCAAGGGCAGCTATTTTGTAAGAATTCTGCCAGAGACATTGTCAATATGCTTGAGAATGAGTGCAAGAAATATGAAGTAGAAATACTTTTAAATAGTCCAGCCCAAAGTATCCATAAAAGAGATAATTTATTTGAAGTGAGAACGTCGGGAGAAGAATTTAACTCGAAGAGCTTAATTATTGCAACAGGTGGTCTTCCAATTTCTCAAATTGGCGGTAACGACTTTGGTCTTAAACTAGCGAGGAATTTTGGTATGAGTACCACCTCGGTGGAGCCAGCACTTGTTCCTTATAAGCTAAGTGAGTCCCTTCTAAAAAAAACGAGTTTACTATCAGGAGTATCTCTTCCTGTTAGAATATCGAATTCCAAGATAAGCTTTGATGAAGACCTTCTCTTTACTCATAGAGGACTGAGTGGGCCTGCCATTTTGCAAATTTCACTTTATTGGAATAGTGGTGAAAGTGTTAATATTAACTTTCTTCCAAGCATAGACCTAGATGACTTACTCTCTTATAAGAGGTCACACCCTAAAAGGTCGATAGATACATTTTTGAAGGGACAACTTCCTAAGAAGTTTGTTGAGTTTTGGTGCGTGAAAGAGTCATTGTCACTAACTGATAAATTAGCGGATTATTCAAATGATTCATTAGGTGCAATTCTTGATAAATTAAAAAACTTTGAAATTACACCCGTGGGAACGGAAGGATATCGAAAAGCAGAGGTCATGAGAGGGGGAGTTTCAACTGAAGAGCTGTCTTCAAAGACTATGGAGTCTAAGACAGTATCGAATCTCTATTTTATAGGAGAGGTGGTTGATGTTACAGGACAGCTTGGCGGATATAACTTTCAATGGGCCTGGGCATCAGCGCATGCCGCAGGCCTAAGTGTTATTTGA
- a CDS encoding UDP-N-acetylglucosamine--N-acetylmuramyl-(pentapeptide) pyrophosphoryl-undecaprenol N-acetylglucosamine transferase: protein MKKIIFTGGGSGGHVMPAITLLKELINDENYSIYYIGGRNSIERNLISEFNIKYVPIFTGKLRRYLSLENFTDIFKIILGTIQSFFFLLFKSRDTLIFSTGGFVSVPVVVAGKLTGKKIFIHEQTSRVGLANKICSIFANKVFVSFEESLKFFPKEKTILSGYPIRRECFDTSLNFSEFKGISLSQPDRPILFITGGGNGSLLLNDLIKEDIKYLEDHYITIHQVGKKFISEFEKLKTDSYIPVSFIGKEIIDIMKSSAIIISRAGAGTVCELMALQKRSIFVPLKIAQQNEQYHNAMEASRKLGSLVISEDELLNLSIKTILSTFNNQQFENKGEFSISATDLLVEEIRRA from the coding sequence GTGAAGAAAATAATTTTTACTGGTGGAGGAAGTGGTGGTCATGTAATGCCTGCAATAACTTTACTTAAAGAATTAATTAATGATGAGAATTACTCTATCTATTATATAGGTGGACGCAATAGTATAGAGAGGAATTTAATAAGTGAATTCAATATTAAATACGTACCAATATTTACGGGAAAGCTTCGAAGATATCTTTCTTTAGAGAACTTCACTGACATTTTTAAAATCATTCTTGGAACAATTCAATCTTTCTTTTTTCTACTATTTAAATCTAGAGATACTCTCATTTTTTCAACAGGAGGATTTGTCTCTGTTCCCGTTGTTGTGGCTGGAAAACTTACAGGAAAGAAAATTTTTATTCACGAACAAACTAGTCGAGTGGGTCTAGCTAATAAAATTTGCTCTATTTTTGCTAACAAAGTTTTTGTAAGTTTTGAAGAATCATTGAAGTTTTTTCCAAAGGAGAAAACGATCCTATCTGGTTATCCAATACGTAGAGAATGTTTTGATACAAGTTTAAACTTTAGTGAATTTAAAGGAATAAGTTTAAGTCAGCCAGATCGACCAATTCTCTTTATTACGGGCGGTGGAAATGGGTCTCTTCTCTTAAATGATTTAATTAAAGAAGATATAAAGTACTTAGAAGATCATTATATTACTATTCATCAAGTTGGAAAAAAATTTATTTCTGAATTTGAAAAATTGAAAACGGATTCATATATTCCCGTTTCTTTTATTGGAAAAGAAATAATAGATATTATGAAATCTTCAGCGATCATTATTTCTAGAGCTGGCGCGGGGACAGTTTGTGAATTAATGGCATTACAGAAGAGAAGTATTTTTGTTCCTTTAAAGATAGCACAGCAAAATGAGCAGTATCATAATGCGATGGAAGCGAGTAGAAAGCTTGGCTCCCTTGTCATTTCTGAGGATGAGCTTCTAAATCTAAGTATAAAGACAATTCTTTCAACCTTTAATAACCAACAGTTTGAAAATAAAGGTGAATTTTCAATATCGGCAACGGACTTATTAGTCGAAGAAATTAGAAGGGCCTGA
- a CDS encoding transglycosylase SLT domain-containing protein: protein MRILILLLSLALFTSCSKDSPLSNSLPGSNDKDPGVEPISALAFKVVGDYSGNTWRSEWTQFIFNSLDEQSSGLLENEINLADLSVINCLKFNSLSRNEKKMFWALFMSSISHFESSFNPNERYWERSMRKYSEGLFQLSTSDSNYYSYCNVDSSNILDPEENISCAVSILDIQIEGSSRREPGRLFPTSYFYWSVLTRDTTRVKVQKFFKERVSEHLPFCS, encoded by the coding sequence ATGAGAATTTTAATTTTACTTCTCTCTCTTGCTCTCTTTACTTCGTGCTCGAAAGATTCCCCCTTAAGTAATTCTCTTCCAGGCTCTAACGATAAAGACCCAGGAGTTGAACCAATATCTGCATTAGCTTTTAAAGTTGTTGGAGACTATAGCGGAAATACTTGGAGGAGCGAGTGGACTCAGTTTATCTTTAATAGCTTAGATGAGCAGAGTTCAGGACTTCTCGAAAATGAAATTAATCTAGCTGATCTCTCTGTGATTAATTGCCTAAAGTTTAATTCTCTTTCTAGAAATGAAAAGAAAATGTTTTGGGCCCTCTTTATGTCTTCAATTTCTCATTTTGAATCAAGCTTTAATCCTAATGAAAGGTATTGGGAGAGATCAATGAGAAAGTATTCAGAGGGATTATTTCAATTGAGTACTAGTGATTCTAATTACTATTCATATTGTAATGTAGATAGTTCTAATATTTTAGACCCAGAGGAGAATATTAGTTGCGCGGTTTCTATTTTAGATATTCAAATTGAGGGGTCAAGTAGAAGAGAGCCTGGAAGACTATTTCCGACTTCCTATTTTTATTGGTCTGTTTTAACTAGAGATACTACAAGGGTAAAAGTTCAAAAATTCTTTAAAGAAAGAGTTTCTGAACATCTTCCTTTTTGTAGTTAA
- a CDS encoding DUF4105 domain-containing protein: MKKALLLILLLTSFTIKATISNQEIAHSKRWLNLLHYKPNIFSGYTSEADEPTFFFHKDGKGNPKLELEANIENFKKDKSSFKDSSERPECRFPARTIFLLETGLITNKDIGANCEKFEQFRKRVSAKSVSIIFSSYYLDTPASAFGHTFMRLNKDIRSSAEEDQNSELLDYAVNYSATVTTSNALLYAILGFAGGFKGEFAAMPYFYKVREYNDYESRDLWSYDLNLTQKEVDTIVAHIWEMGKTYFNYFYLTENCSYHMLGLLDVANEKWNLSERNPTFVLPVDTIKTITKTKGLVRRIGYRPSKMRKAKLSVSELTNEEEKLFKEVIESKSAKSLNSSSNETKAKVLDTAIDYLDYKNSKEILLEEKEAMKWKQELLVSRAETGVQNMAKVYITPENERPELGHHSRRVTLGYGDDNKRGSFQTFSHRSTLHDFYDSDIGQNPQATMEMMNFKLKYFSKDDLEGKSSKLYLDKLSLVKVISLSPIQKFFSNISWKFDLGAKSIRDNSCDNCLAPNLEVGGGAALMGSFFKTYLFMSSDLEFHKELSKEGYRFGIGPEAELIFNSERSLKFGFFGNYKWRFPAHVKKTYEYGSRLRYSISKSAAITLDHARQRGSYQSEGSFSYYY; this comes from the coding sequence ATGAAAAAGGCACTACTCTTAATATTACTTCTCACTTCATTCACTATCAAAGCTACGATTTCAAATCAAGAAATTGCTCACAGCAAGAGATGGTTAAATCTTCTTCACTATAAACCAAATATTTTCTCTGGCTATACAAGTGAAGCAGATGAACCTACTTTCTTTTTTCATAAAGACGGAAAAGGAAATCCAAAACTAGAACTAGAAGCTAATATTGAAAATTTTAAAAAGGATAAGTCTTCATTCAAGGATAGCTCTGAAAGACCTGAGTGCCGCTTCCCCGCTAGAACTATTTTCCTTCTAGAGACAGGACTCATCACGAATAAAGATATCGGTGCAAACTGTGAGAAGTTTGAGCAGTTCAGAAAGAGAGTTTCTGCAAAATCAGTTTCAATTATTTTTTCATCTTACTACTTAGATACTCCGGCTTCTGCCTTTGGTCATACTTTTATGAGGCTAAATAAAGATATCCGCTCGAGTGCTGAGGAAGATCAAAATTCAGAACTACTAGACTACGCTGTCAACTACTCCGCAACTGTCACAACTAGTAACGCCCTACTCTATGCTATCCTAGGATTTGCGGGAGGCTTCAAAGGTGAGTTTGCGGCCATGCCTTATTTCTATAAAGTTAGAGAATACAATGACTACGAGTCAAGAGACCTTTGGAGTTATGATCTAAATCTTACTCAAAAAGAAGTCGATACAATCGTCGCTCACATTTGGGAGATGGGTAAAACTTATTTTAACTACTTCTATCTCACAGAAAATTGTTCATACCATATGCTAGGCCTTTTAGATGTAGCTAATGAAAAGTGGAATCTCTCTGAAAGAAATCCAACTTTTGTACTTCCTGTCGATACAATCAAAACTATTACAAAAACGAAAGGACTTGTAAGACGTATTGGGTATAGACCTTCAAAAATGAGAAAGGCCAAGCTCTCTGTTTCAGAATTAACAAATGAAGAAGAGAAGCTATTTAAAGAAGTCATTGAAAGTAAATCAGCTAAATCCTTAAATTCTTCATCAAATGAAACAAAAGCAAAAGTTTTAGATACGGCCATTGATTATTTGGACTATAAAAATAGTAAAGAAATTCTTTTAGAAGAAAAAGAAGCAATGAAATGGAAACAAGAACTCTTAGTTAGCAGAGCAGAGACAGGAGTTCAAAATATGGCAAAAGTTTACATCACTCCAGAGAATGAAAGACCTGAACTAGGTCATCACTCAAGAAGAGTCACTCTTGGTTACGGTGATGATAACAAAAGAGGAAGCTTTCAAACTTTCTCTCATAGATCAACACTTCATGACTTCTATGATTCGGATATTGGACAAAATCCACAAGCAACTATGGAAATGATGAATTTTAAGCTTAAGTATTTTTCAAAAGATGATTTAGAAGGAAAATCTTCTAAACTCTACTTAGATAAATTAAGCTTAGTAAAAGTTATTTCTCTAAGCCCAATACAAAAGTTCTTCTCTAATATCTCCTGGAAATTCGACTTAGGAGCAAAGTCAATTCGTGATAACTCCTGTGATAACTGCTTGGCTCCAAACTTAGAAGTTGGTGGAGGAGCAGCTCTTATGGGAAGCTTTTTTAAAACTTATCTCTTTATGTCTTCTGATCTTGAGTTTCATAAGGAATTGTCAAAAGAAGGGTATCGCTTTGGTATTGGCCCAGAAGCGGAACTAATTTTTAACTCTGAAAGAAGTCTTAAATTTGGATTCTTTGGTAATTACAAGTGGAGATTTCCCGCTCATGTGAAAAAGACTTATGAGTACGGATCTAGATTAAGATATTCAATCTCTAAGTCTGCTGCAATAACTCTTGATCATGCTAGGCAAAGAGGAAGTTATCAATCAGAAGGCTCTTTCTCTTATTACTATTAA
- a CDS encoding DUF3015 family protein translates to MKKLILGLVAGGLISVSASAASYQAQGCGLGSTLFTDGSSLMHQVLGATTNGSSGNATFGMTSGTSNCELDGMGGQANAVFIKANKVALSNDIARGQGATLASLSRMYGCTNLKAVGSALQKNYKTIFSADNTEASSIDMSIRNVIETNKACI, encoded by the coding sequence ATGAAAAAACTTATTTTAGGTTTAGTAGCAGGTGGTTTAATTTCTGTTTCTGCATCAGCAGCTTCTTACCAAGCTCAAGGTTGTGGACTAGGTTCTACTCTTTTTACTGACGGATCAAGCTTAATGCACCAAGTTCTTGGAGCAACTACAAATGGTTCTTCAGGAAACGCAACTTTTGGTATGACTTCTGGTACATCTAACTGTGAACTAGACGGTATGGGCGGACAAGCAAACGCTGTATTTATCAAAGCAAACAAAGTAGCTCTTTCTAACGACATCGCTCGTGGACAAGGTGCAACTCTTGCTTCTCTATCAAGAATGTACGGTTGTACAAACCTTAAGGCAGTTGGATCAGCTCTTCAAAAGAACTACAAGACTATCTTTTCTGCTGACAACACTGAAGCTTCTTCAATTGACATGAGCATCAGAAACGTTATCGAAACAAATAAAGCTTGTATCTAA
- a CDS encoding response regulator transcription factor, translating into MHVTIVDDVEDNLLSYRELLETNFDLELIQNPIELIGYLNSKKTDLVILDLHMPNMNGFELYGKFKDTHPEIPVIFLTGDPSEDVVVQGMELGADDFIVKPVSLNELVARIKNKIVTKKGTKSVEEKITFDGFILHTEVQMAEIGEKKIQLTPIEFKIIHLLSKNPNKIFSRDYITNLLWPNVHVQNQNIDTHLSNLRKKLKPFSQYIKTIKSRGYILRI; encoded by the coding sequence ATGCACGTAACCATAGTTGATGATGTAGAAGATAACCTCTTAAGCTATAGAGAATTATTAGAAACAAATTTTGACCTTGAATTGATTCAAAACCCTATTGAGTTAATTGGTTACTTAAACTCTAAGAAAACTGATCTTGTTATCCTTGATTTACATATGCCAAACATGAATGGCTTTGAACTCTACGGGAAGTTTAAAGATACTCATCCTGAAATCCCTGTAATCTTTCTTACAGGTGATCCTTCTGAAGATGTTGTTGTTCAAGGAATGGAACTTGGTGCTGATGATTTTATTGTTAAACCTGTTTCTCTAAATGAATTAGTCGCAAGAATTAAAAATAAAATTGTGACAAAGAAAGGTACAAAGTCCGTTGAAGAGAAAATAACTTTTGATGGCTTTATTTTACACACAGAAGTTCAGATGGCAGAAATTGGTGAAAAGAAAATTCAGCTTACACCAATTGAATTTAAAATTATTCACCTGCTTTCAAAAAATCCAAATAAAATTTTTAGTCGAGACTATATTACGAATTTATTATGGCCAAATGTCCACGTACAAAATCAAAATATTGATACTCACCTTTCTAACCTTAGAAAGAAACTTAAACCTTTCTCTCAATATATTAAAACGATAAAGTCTCGTGGTTATATCTTAAGAATCTAG
- a CDS encoding nucleotide pyrophosphohydrolase, giving the protein MKQVVDITKWQERLQSFAVERDWEQFHNPKNLAMALSVETSELLEIFQWLSLEQSEKLSDDLKLKVEHEAADILLYLMRITDLLDIDLAGALEEKFRLNGEKYPLELSRGTAKKYSELKPE; this is encoded by the coding sequence ATGAAACAAGTTGTTGATATTACAAAATGGCAAGAAAGACTACAGAGCTTCGCAGTAGAGAGAGATTGGGAGCAATTTCATAACCCAAAGAATTTGGCGATGGCATTGAGCGTGGAAACTTCAGAGCTGCTCGAAATATTTCAGTGGTTGAGTTTAGAGCAAAGTGAAAAATTAAGTGATGATTTAAAATTAAAAGTAGAGCATGAAGCCGCAGATATTCTTCTTTATTTAATGAGAATAACAGATCTCTTAGATATAGATCTTGCTGGAGCCTTGGAAGAAAAATTTAGACTAAACGGTGAGAAGTACCCCTTAGAATTATCACGAGGTACAGCTAAAAAATATAGTGAATTAAAGCCCGAGTAA
- a CDS encoding chalcone isomerase family protein, whose translation MKSIIFSILVLLSVNVFSATQDGVTLPDTVKLSGKELVLNGLGTRKATWLGIKVYVGGLYMEKKSSDYNTFLNDKAPKQIIMKFVRDVDADDLIGGWKEAFKNATPKEDLPKLQERINTFYTYFSDIKKGQVMTFNFLADGVESTINEKKLTKIEGGDFSKAMLSVWFVNAIDEGLKKGLLGL comes from the coding sequence ATGAAATCTATTATTTTTTCAATTCTCGTACTACTTAGTGTAAATGTTTTTTCTGCAACTCAAGACGGAGTAACACTTCCAGACACAGTTAAGCTCTCAGGTAAAGAACTTGTCTTAAATGGTCTAGGAACAAGAAAGGCCACATGGCTTGGAATCAAAGTCTATGTTGGTGGGCTCTACATGGAAAAGAAGAGCTCAGATTATAACACTTTCTTAAATGATAAAGCTCCAAAGCAAATAATAATGAAGTTTGTAAGAGATGTTGATGCTGATGATTTAATCGGGGGCTGGAAAGAGGCTTTCAAAAATGCCACTCCTAAAGAGGACCTTCCAAAGCTACAAGAGAGAATTAACACTTTCTATACTTACTTCAGCGACATCAAAAAAGGACAAGTCATGACATTTAACTTTTTAGCTGACGGTGTTGAATCAACTATTAATGAAAAAAAACTTACAAAAATTGAAGGTGGAGACTTTTCAAAAGCAATGCTTTCAGTTTGGTTTGTGAATGCAATCGATGAAGGTCTCAAGAAAGGTTTACTCGGGCTTTAA